A window of Centroberyx gerrardi isolate f3 chromosome 6, fCenGer3.hap1.cur.20231027, whole genome shotgun sequence genomic DNA:
AAAATATCAGTACTGGCCtcatcagtcgaaccctaattCACAGCTCGAGCTGCCCAGTAACCAGAGTCTTATActgtcggccactgagcagctctactgagcAGCGCTACTGAGCAGcgctactgagcagctccactgagcagctccactgagcagctccactgagcaGTCGGGGgtccagtgccttgctcaagggcacatcaaCAGCTACTGATGGAGGAaagagcgttactcattcacttccccctCACAGGTTTTCTCAGCTGGGAAACAAACCAGTAATCCTCCAGTCTGCTTCTCGTCTGGGTTCCTGTCTGAAACAGTTTGAACCCCTGGAGCGTCCCTGAGGAAAGCAGCTGGAACTCGACACACACCTCCTGGATGTTCTCGGTGGGCGGGCGATCTGTGCGCAGGAACTCCAGGACGGCCCCGAAGTGCGAGCCGTCTCGGTCGATGAAGTAGCGTCCCTCGGCGTCGGTGCGAAGCTTGGGCTGGCCGCAGAACAGTTCGGCCAGCTTGGAGTCGGGGTGCTTCCTGAGCGTGCTCAGAGACGTGCTGAACAGGTGGCCGCCGATGTTCAGCTGCACAACAGGGGAGTGCTGAGGACaaaattcagtcatttattTAAACTTCACTTAATGAGATTACCCACTGAGATTACGAATCTCTTTTTTCAAGAGAGAGCCGGacaaggcagcagcagcctcaagACAACAGACAGATACGAGTTCCTATAATTACTGAAGTTGCCTCCTTTATTGTACCATATTCATCTGTATTGTAGCTTATTTTATCCTGTACtattgtaatatgctttggcaacactcagTACTAcctgattcatgccaataaagcgtTCTCTGAATCTGACAAACAGAAATGTTGCAGGcaagaaaaatacaagaatgtacaaaagtaaaatgtaattgaaatCGCACAAGAGGGTGAGCGATGTAAAAGTTTGTGTATAATCGCTCAAAATGGCAGTAGTCCTATACAAAATCTGGAGCCAATAGGCCAATTTAGAttgggctgcaacagagaagagtgtcctaTCCCCCCGTAATGGAGATGCTGTAGGTGTCAGGTGGTTTGGTCACTTCTCCTCTCACAGGAagagacaaatcaaaacttcagagtgaTCTGTCGgtctccgtccagagaaagctggactcagcaacgttagatcttctcctctctcgtctctttggtttcctttggtataaaacatcacagaccggccgggtggtaaacatgagcgagctgtgagcagtttactgacgtcatgttgcaagatttctgggtattgaagttcagatttttcaaacagttacctctcgctgccatttggagccgcaaACATGAGCAGCTTTAAAGTGTCCTACAACCTGCCTACAGCCTGCGTCCTCAGATTTGGTTCAAAACTTTAATTTAGCCTCAACCACCACTGCACCAACATCACATTATCTCTATGAACTGGAATTTAACCAAACTCAGCAAACAGCAGCCTGCACCAATATTAAAAACCAATAAAGTTGAGATGACGTCTGTAGTCATCCGTAGCTGCTACCTGTATCTTTTTGTGAAGTTCAAACCAGTTCCCCaatttgttttaatatgaattattaccatgccataatatcatgTGCTTGTGTGGATTGACATTGAACTTGGCTGACTCCTGCACATCGACATCTGTCAAATCCTTGCTGGGAAAGGTTAGACAGGCCTAAAGAAGTTTCTACTACGCATAAATCAGTGTAGTGGTTTGGAGGATATCTGTCCCTGGTCACCGTGTCATTTCATAtccaaagaaaaaatatatgttAAAAATAATGTCTCTATCTGAACTCTTCCTCAGCTCACAGTATGTCCCGGCAGCAGGAAGGGCGTCAGCGTCAGCCTCCCACACACTGGTTTACTCAGGCTGATAAGACCACAAGCTCCAGCTGTCTATCACAAAACCAGTGATGCCTGCTTCAGTCCTGCACCGCCCAGGTTACAGCAGCACGCCTCGCTGTTAAAGGACAGCAGGTAACGAAATGCtcacacttttacacactggaTCGTCTATGTTAAACGTACGAGTCGTTACTTTCTACCataatggatatatagtgttttgtaattgttttttatgtgttgCTGAAAACTTGACACATCCTTTTTGAGAGTGTGGATGTacataatgaataataaataggCTACATAGTGATAGGTGATGATAGGTAAATGGTAAACATATCTAAGATATAAACTACATTTGGGGATTATCGTGTAGCAACAAATAGGCTATAAACAAagattaaatacattttcagtgaTGTTTTAGGTTTTGAATAGACCAAATTTCAAGTAGGCTAACTTACACCATTTTGATGTACAGACTATGACTAGAAAGATTTACGtagtattttttaaaaatctgatcATCTTTAAAAGTCAGATAAATATTTCACAAATAACACAAATCTGCAGTTATGGGCATGAGGTGCAGAAAGTGTGGACTCAAACCTCTGCTGCAGTCTTTCAGTAGACAAAACTCTGGAGAGTTTCCTGGAAGCTGGATTTCAATTTCGTGTGAAACAAGTCACCTGTAAAACCAGTTTAAACTGGAAAACAAACAGTCCAAGCCCTTCACACCACCACGGGCAAGAAGTAGAAAACAACTGGTGTGAATAATTATGATTTCCCATAGAGGCAAGCGGAAAAAATCTAGTCTTAATTGAATTCGTTCTCACTggagtctagtctagtctgcgCTTCCATCCACCTGCTGTCCGGATGATGAGAGTTAAAGGTGAAaagttttgtttacatttttgcgTTAATATTCTGAACCGGTCCGTCATGTTAAAGATATTTTTCCTTACCGGCACGGCGGGTGAAGACTGTTTGCCAGGCGACTTGTAGTCCGGCAGACTCATCTTGtctccggtgtgtgtgtgtgtgtgtgtgtgtgtgtgtgttcaacagtCGGTGTTCAGGTGAGATCTGCACTACTGAGCAGGTAGGAGGCAGGGGGCGTGGCCTAACCCGGACGTGGTGCTTGCTGGGAACGGTGGGTGTCGTCAAAGATTGTATGTGGATTAGGTGAATCACTCAATAGTAAAAACCTGGCCCGGCTCCTGCATAGCCTACAACAGTGCATTTTTTTCCTCAGGCACAGAAGAGCTAGATATGAAaattattaaaggtgctatgtgtagtaTTTTTAAAGATCAATATATCGTTGTCAAatttggtataattaccgtaggctaaacaaatgagaccatggtcaagaaAATCACTGGTAGCCTCACAGTAGTAGGCTATTGTTAGTGCCGGTGTTTCTCCAAATtcagaccacatttcccataaaccccgttgtTTCCTGTCACAAACAGCCTCGTTGGCCTCCCTGGCCTCGCTCtgggtgcgtttgttttctctttggctttactgaagacaATAAACATTTTGGAAGTCATTTTTTCCATCGGTCTGTCACTCATTCTACCTCTGAAACCCTCAACcacttttgtgtgtttgctgccaTCTTAAAAACGtgctattgcaattgcaaaTAGTAGATTGCCAATCtactattggctgatctttagtgccaggtgatgtcaccctctatagagtgCAACAGGTGGTGACGTCACCTGGAAGAGCGGTAGAGGCTGTTTGTGGTAAttgtactaatgtctcaaaatgtatgCAGTGATTCATTGATGGTAAAATGATACAAAAAGCACCTTTAATGATAAAATTAGCATAGCCATAGCTTTGTCTCTGCCTCACACATTATGCTATTCCCAAAAACTATTCATCCCCATTACATAATCTTTCTAGTTTTGGGTGAAACATTACAGACTAGTCCGCTTTACGTTGTGATGGCATTTGTGGTTCCAAGAAATAGGGACAGAGTGAGAGCTCttactccctcctcctctctggtagGTGTCACGTTACTCTGCTGTCCCATTCAGTAAAGTAATCTTATTATCAGAGCAATTATGCAGCAGTCTGAGTCATTTATACCTTGTGTAAATAATATGGCAATAGAATATTCTTACATAACGGTTGCAGACGCATGTGTAGGCCTATTGTCTGAGCGTTTTTTCTCCAAGTGTGCATACATAAAAAGGGATAAATAAACCATATCTACGAATTACACTGTTAGAAGAAAGCTTACATTTTGTATAGAAATCTATATTTACACATTCAATTTGCAAATCAGTGTGGTTTGTTTGGAGGATTCAGCTAGGGGCATGACAGTCTATAGATCTTTCCATGCAGTAAACAAAAAAGATGATCTATTAATATCAAACTTAATATCCATTGCATGACATCAAACCATAGAAACTAAGCCACTATTTCCCCACTGAAGTAATATTTGGATACTTAAACTGACTGATGAAACGCCCAAACTTTTCCATGACCATTTTAAAATTTCCATGACTAAAGTttaatgactgaattaaaaagtaTCAACTAAAACATTAagcattagtttgtttttcactcacAAAAACAATCAGATTTTAACTGTCAGCAACCAACTATATTTTCCTCCGACAGGCAGCCAGCCACAGCTTTTTGTGATGTTTATCAGTACAAGAAAAAAATACCAATATCATTAACTTGACAAATAAAACGTCATGAATTCTCTAAAACTTGTCccctttttaatttttcataacttctccaggcctggaaaattCTATTTTTTAAATTCGATGACTTATCCAGGAGTGTGGGAACCCCATTTACTAGAAAAATGCTTTTCAAACAAAACTGGAAACagaaaaactgcttttaaaaaaaatggaaagaagaAATTCCTAATATTGTAACATCACCACAAGCCCATGTTGGCAGGaaaacaggtgattgtaataaattaacaggtgattataatcaattgacagctgtgtgtatgataaagcaccatattggtaggaaatgcatgtgacatcatgggaaaaCTGAATAGATAACCACAACACATTGGTGTATTTTCcagattttattgtttttgtacaCAAAAAACAGAGGGTCTTGCTTCCATCTGGGGGAATGGTGAAAACCTGCAACAGACAACACAATTAGTATGAATAACTTCACTAAATTTCACATCTCAAGTTTGTTCAACATTGATACGTCAGCTCAGGACTTATTTATTAAAAAGGATACCAACACATTTTGTGGTTAAGATCAAATCCAAACAcgatttctttcttcttttcaatGGGGCCTACAAATTTGTGTGATTTGTGAAAAATTGATCTTGACGGTAAAAATGTAGTGTGTTCCTGTGGTTTgagttttctgtattttatcaaAAGCTAAAACTAATTTCTATCATCCAGGGTATGAATTCTATAGATGTAATTTTCATTCGGTATCATTCTTAGCAAGTCaaataaattatgtattttaagTGGGAGACAGTATGTTCATATCGCTATAACCCTTCTCAGACAAATGCCTCGATGTCTTCAACTGAAAGAGACACGCTGCTCTGAGGCACCGGAGCAGAACCACAGAACGTGGACCTGAACCAGCAACCTGCAGAACCAGAGCGGGCCCCGTTCCGACTCGTCATCGTATCATCACCGAAGGGAACGTCATTCACCCACTGAACATATACTGGCTTCACCCTTGGAGTAAAACACAAGGGTTGTTCCTACAGAAGCAACATTTTTTCAAGTTTCATTGCCATCTTATTCTTTGGttgaagataaaaacaaaaactgactTTGGGCAATTGCTTGTTTGCCTAGTGAACACAGTAAATGAAGCCGAGACGGGACCCGGAGCGCAGCCTCTCACCCTCTTATGCGGTGGGAACGGGGGCTCCCTGGGGCATGACGGGCACCTCGGGCTTGGCCCCCTTCTGCTCAGACATGGGTGTGGTGGGCAGAGGCTCCTCCTTGGGCTCCACGATGCTGACGTGGTCGGGCAGGGGCTTCTTGGGGCCGATCTTGCCGCTGGGGTCCCAGGGCAGCATGATCTTCACCTTGATGCCCAGCAcacctgaggacacacacacggatagaCATTAGTAAACTATCTGGATAGCTCCATTTTGAATTAGTTTATGAAATGCTTTATTAAATAATAGTGATCAGAAATCATACATgcaaaataagtaaaaacaaGAAAGCACCTCAATATAGAGTTTAGCTTATTATCGAAATAAACTAAACTCTATATTGAGGtgccttcttgtttttttcttattgattTCTGTTTGATATCACTAGTACATAAAGCATTTTAGAGGATAGGATAAAGACAAATTATTGGTAAAAAATTGTAGGGCTGGCCCAAACTATTCAACAATTTGGATATTCCTTTGTTAGGTTGACATTCGAACCAAAACTTTTCACCTCACCAGTAGTTTGAGGCAGGGAGGAccgttactcattcacttaataaaaacatatagcTGCTGTTCAATGGCCAAGAGTCTGGACCAAGCCTGTCATCTGATTTTGATTCTTGGTAATCCTTAGCCCTTCTCAGACAAATCCCCAATGTCAAAAAGGTCAAAAAAGGTCAAAAAGGTCAAAAAGggtcaaaaaaaagaaaagtaactTCGTAACATTTACACAGAGTAAGTTATAAATGAGATATTTTTACACCAGTGAAGGGTCAGTCAACAGATGAAGAAGAGTAATCTGTCTTTACTTTGTTAATAcgttttattttgtaaatgcttttttaattaaaataactagtttgaactctctgtcctctcatcaaTTTAGCGTTGCATGGGAACAATCCTATATAAAAATATTCTCTTTACTCTCTAACTTTTACATGAGCTGctttttactttcacttaagtagatttttacaccagtaaccACCTTCTACTTCAGCAAAAATTTAATTACAGTACTAGTACTTCTATTCCTCCATCACCACCAGGAGAATATGAGTTTGTAGAAGAAGTCGTAGCTCTTGAACAGGAAGCCCTTGTCGGTGCTGTGCGGCTGGACGCTCACCCTGTAGCCCTGACTCTCGATGTCCATCCTGATGCAGTCCAGCAGGTCTTTGACGGAGGGAACGGCCTTCCAGGGGCCGAAGATCACCACCGACTCCTTATCCGCCTCCAGGCTGCTGATGGCGTCGTCATAGAGACGTAAATCCTCCTCCGTCCGCAGCACGCAGATCATGATGGTGGAGTGGCGGGCGGCGATGGCCTCCGCTCTGGCGATGCGAATCAGCACCTGGAAATGATTTAGTGGCGGTTGAGGTTGTAAGTATACAGGTGAGGTGGAGCGAGGAGGCTTTACTGTGTTCATTCCCTCCGACACgctgacacacagagaaacaccaTCAGTCCATTAgtttcctacagagctgagcgaccagggaaactcagctgatgtgcggacgctcaacaagcttaTTGGCTGAAAATCACAgtcatcaaccaatcagatttctttcctcatttctcaaccgatgtgatttagtttcatggaCAGTAGTTCTGCCTGACAAGTGTAAAttggagaagttgattccagtcattcaaagcttcccagttctccaTAACTTTTACTTGATAAACTGCAGGAATAAACGTCTTTAAAAccatgcttggagaacggttgcatcgATCTTTTGGTACTAGtagtggttgctaaggtgtttctaggtgattgctagggtgttactatGGTGTTagtagtggttgctagggtgttggTAGGCATGGATGGATTACTGAACGGGCCAATCGGGCACAGGCCCATGGCCCAAGAGCTCAGGGGGGCCCCTAAGCCAGAGCCTGATACATGATGATGCTGTCactaactttacatttacagcCCTGCAGTTGAAGGGCTTACTCATTTATATCAACACCAAAGCCCCAAAATTCCCCCTATAATAAcctaaacatttgttttgaaggtgtCAACATGGCACTGTCACTGTGAGGGTTTACAAAGAccccaaaatgttgtttttcactctCTGATCTCTGATCTGTCGGAATAGGGCCCGCTGAGTCATATACCATGCAACTACTGTGTGGCCATACAGTAGATTTTGGGGCAATGCAggcaataacaaaacaaaaacaaaaaaaaactaatggattaccactttaatgcttttctgaaatgtagctgatttttgtttacactagcggttgtttgcctcatgatgacaGACTGCATGTCAGTATTTTTGTGCTCGAGCGTCTCCCACCTCAATGTTTTCTTTGTAGTGAGGAACTCTGGAGAGGAACTGCTGCCGTCCCACCGACTCCCCGAAAAACTGAGGGGTTTCCTCCAGCTGTTTGACCAGAGGTTTGATGTTATAGTGGACCGCCTCCCTGTGAacctgcagcaacacacacacacacacacacacacacacacacacacacacacacacacacacacattagcattaCTATGACAAATTTGTTTGATCACAAATTTCTTGTGCAATTGATCattattacactggttgtctatgggaagcccttccACTAAATTGATTTTAATGTATGCATGAATTGTTATTTCACTATTTATAATAGCTGCTGCTATttcatcatcctgggtttcaatggagagttttagtgtcccatgagggtctaaatgctgtttcagaggctcttCTAACAAAAATTCTGGAGTAAAAACGGAGTAATTCTGAtctttggggatttttttggcatgaaaattttaagaatatcagcacaaaataattGCTATTAGCACCTTCAATCCTAAAATATCAGTACTGGCCtcatcagtcgaacc
This region includes:
- the kctd14 gene encoding BTB/POZ domain-containing protein KCTD14 — translated: MSLPDYKSPGKQSSPAVPHSPVVQLNIGGHLFSTSLSTLRKHPDSKLAELFCGQPKLRTDAEGRYFIDRDGSHFGAVLEFLRTDRPPTENIQEVHREAVHYNIKPLVKQLEETPQFFGESVGRQQFLSRVPHYKENIEVLIRIARAEAIAARHSTIMICVLRTEEDLRLYDDAISSLEADKESVVIFGPWKAVPSVKDLLDCIRMDIESQGYRVSVQPHSTDKGFLFKSYDFFYKLIFSWW